A section of the Streptomyces sp. SCL15-4 genome encodes:
- a CDS encoding single-stranded DNA-binding protein produces the protein MNETIVCVVGNVATQPVYRESAAGPSARFRLAVTARYWDREKSAWTDGHTNFFTVWTNRQLAVNVAACVEVGQPVVVQGRLKVRTETREGQQPWASADIDAVAMGHDLTRGTALFQRAARPDAPPAATRPEPNWETPRPPDPREEQTDQQAPDPVSVT, from the coding sequence ATGAACGAGACCATCGTCTGTGTGGTGGGCAACGTGGCGACCCAGCCGGTCTACCGCGAGTCGGCGGCGGGTCCGTCGGCCCGGTTCCGGCTGGCGGTGACCGCGCGGTACTGGGACCGGGAGAAGAGCGCCTGGACGGACGGGCACACCAACTTCTTCACGGTGTGGACCAACCGCCAGCTCGCGGTCAACGTGGCCGCGTGCGTGGAGGTGGGCCAGCCGGTCGTCGTGCAGGGCCGGCTGAAGGTGCGCACGGAGACACGGGAGGGACAGCAGCCGTGGGCCTCCGCCGACATCGACGCCGTGGCGATGGGCCACGACCTGACGCGCGGTACGGCGCTCTTCCAGCGCGCGGCCAGGCCGGACGCACCGCCCGCGGCGACCCGCCCGGAACCGAACTGGGAGACACCGCGCCCACCGGACCCCAGGGAAGAACAAACGGACCAACAGGCGCCTGATCCGGTATCGGTGACGTGA
- a CDS encoding cellulose-binding domain-containing protein produces MPLLPARCPRWVRGPLTAAVALIGLAVSLLVAAPASGAGTAAAAGCKVDYTVNEWSGGYTAQIRVTNLGSALSAWRLTWTYGGDQRITSAWNATVTQTGRSVTAAGTDWNAALPSGAAADFGVQGTWQSADPAPTDFSLNGVSCGGDATEPPTTPPTTPGTPPPTQPPAGCGSAVLCADFEDQAGTSPSGAWRFTAPDCQGTGTASVDTAVAHSGTRSIRVDGRAGYCNHAFVAATTDLSTAGPVLYVRMWVRHTTALPSSHVTFVSMPDSSQGGRALRVGGQNGALQWNRESDDATLPAQSPAGVALSKPLPTGSWQCLRFAVDTSAPKLDTWLGDQQVPGLHADGVPTQDIDQQWLSRTTPPRPTALRLGWESYGTGDDTLWFDDVAVGSSPIGC; encoded by the coding sequence ATGCCCCTACTGCCCGCGCGGTGCCCGCGATGGGTGCGCGGACCCTTGACGGCAGCCGTGGCCCTCATCGGGCTGGCGGTGTCCCTCCTGGTCGCGGCGCCCGCCAGTGGCGCCGGCACCGCAGCCGCCGCCGGATGCAAGGTCGACTACACCGTCAACGAGTGGTCCGGCGGCTACACCGCCCAGATCCGCGTCACCAACCTCGGCTCCGCCCTCAGCGCCTGGCGGCTCACCTGGACCTACGGCGGCGACCAGCGCATCACCTCCGCCTGGAACGCCACCGTCACCCAGACCGGCCGTTCCGTGACCGCCGCCGGCACGGACTGGAACGCGGCCCTGCCCAGCGGTGCCGCCGCCGACTTCGGTGTGCAGGGCACCTGGCAGTCCGCCGACCCGGCGCCCACCGACTTCAGCCTCAACGGCGTCTCCTGCGGCGGTGACGCCACCGAGCCGCCGACCACACCGCCCACCACACCGGGCACCCCGCCGCCCACCCAGCCGCCGGCCGGCTGCGGCAGCGCCGTCCTGTGCGCCGACTTCGAGGACCAGGCCGGCACCTCACCCTCCGGCGCCTGGCGCTTCACCGCGCCCGACTGCCAGGGCACGGGCACGGCCAGCGTCGACACGGCCGTCGCGCACAGCGGCACCAGGTCGATCCGGGTGGACGGCCGGGCCGGCTACTGCAACCACGCCTTCGTCGCCGCCACCACCGACCTGTCGACGGCCGGCCCGGTGCTGTATGTCCGTATGTGGGTGCGGCACACCACCGCGCTCCCCTCCTCCCATGTCACCTTCGTCTCGATGCCCGACAGCTCCCAGGGCGGCCGGGCGCTCAGGGTCGGCGGTCAGAACGGCGCCCTGCAGTGGAACCGGGAGAGCGACGACGCCACGCTCCCCGCGCAGAGCCCGGCCGGGGTGGCGCTGAGCAAGCCGCTGCCGACGGGCAGTTGGCAGTGCCTGCGGTTCGCCGTCGACACCTCCGCGCCCAAGCTGGACACCTGGCTGGGCGACCAGCAGGTGCCCGGGCTGCACGCCGACGGCGTACCGACCCAGGACATCGACCAGCAGTGGCTCTCCCGGACCACCCCGCCACGGCCGACCGCCCTCCGGCTCGGCTGGGAGAGCTACGGCACCGGCGACGACACCCTGTGGTTCGACGACGTGGCCGTCGGCTCGTCACCGATCGGCTGCTGA
- a CDS encoding Cys-Gln thioester bond-forming surface protein has protein sequence MAAGVLSGAGTAVADEAPRSGGGATATNNGLKTYGEAVIHEDGGDRRVSAGLFEMSVDGGGTLQTYCVDLRNPTQRDARYQETSWSGTSLGTNKDAGRIRWILQHSYPQVNDLAALARKAGTHGLTEQDAAAGTQVAIWRYSDGADVDAVDPQAEKLADYLQKSARRVAEPRASLTLDPPAVAGRPGERLGPVTVHTGASAVTVSPSADAATSGVRIVDKNGKAITAARNGSRLYFDIPEDAADSTAELTVQASTTVPVGRAFASESRSQTQILAGSSESTVSATATADWAAEGAIPAVSARENCAKGGVDITAVNKGDQPFTFQLMGAVHTIPAGATRTVTVPLQEDQAYDFTITGPHGLSRRFTGVLDCKIQGAVTTQTARLPNEPGPASVGGSAVETTDLAATGGSAITPLIAGVAIGLVVIGGAVLVVLRRKDTTPEA, from the coding sequence ATGGCGGCCGGTGTGCTGTCCGGCGCCGGTACGGCGGTGGCCGACGAGGCGCCGCGGTCCGGAGGCGGGGCGACGGCCACCAACAACGGCCTGAAGACCTACGGCGAGGCCGTGATCCACGAGGACGGCGGCGACCGGCGGGTCTCGGCGGGCCTGTTCGAGATGTCCGTGGACGGCGGCGGCACGCTCCAGACGTACTGCGTCGACCTGCGCAACCCGACCCAGCGTGACGCCCGCTACCAGGAGACGTCCTGGAGCGGCACCTCGCTGGGCACCAACAAGGACGCGGGCCGGATCCGCTGGATACTCCAGCACTCCTACCCCCAGGTCAACGACCTCGCCGCACTGGCCCGGAAGGCGGGCACGCACGGGCTGACCGAGCAGGACGCGGCGGCCGGCACCCAGGTGGCCATCTGGCGCTACTCCGACGGCGCCGACGTCGACGCCGTTGACCCGCAGGCCGAGAAACTGGCCGACTACCTCCAGAAGAGCGCCCGGCGCGTCGCCGAACCACGGGCCTCGCTCACCCTGGACCCGCCCGCGGTCGCCGGCCGGCCGGGTGAACGGCTCGGCCCGGTCACCGTGCACACCGGCGCGAGCGCGGTCACGGTGAGCCCGTCGGCGGACGCGGCCACCAGCGGAGTGCGGATCGTCGACAAGAACGGCAAGGCGATCACCGCGGCGAGGAACGGCAGCCGGCTGTACTTCGACATCCCCGAGGACGCGGCGGACAGCACGGCCGAGCTGACCGTGCAGGCGTCCACGACCGTGCCGGTGGGCCGGGCGTTCGCCTCCGAGAGCCGCAGCCAGACGCAGATCCTGGCCGGCTCCAGCGAGTCGACCGTCTCCGCCACCGCGACGGCCGACTGGGCCGCCGAGGGCGCGATACCGGCGGTGTCGGCCCGCGAGAACTGCGCCAAGGGCGGGGTGGACATCACCGCGGTCAACAAGGGCGACCAGCCGTTCACGTTCCAGCTGATGGGTGCCGTCCACACGATCCCCGCGGGCGCGACCCGCACGGTGACCGTGCCGCTCCAGGAGGACCAGGCCTACGATTTCACGATCACCGGCCCCCACGGACTCAGCCGCCGCTTCACCGGCGTCCTGGACTGCAAGATCCAGGGCGCGGTCACGACCCAGACGGCCCGGCTCCCCAACGAGCCCGGCCCGGCCTCGGTCGGCGGCAGCGCCGTGGAGACCACCGACCTGGCCGCGACCGGCGGCTCCGCCATCACTCCGCTGATCGCCGGAGTGGCCATCGGCCTGGTGGTGATCGGCGGCGCGGTCCTGGTCGTCCTGCGCAGGAAGGACACGACGCCGGAGGCGTGA